In Garra rufa chromosome 14, GarRuf1.0, whole genome shotgun sequence, the genomic stretch TTTAGTATAGTATACAGTATAGTATATCCACTGAAGACCTTAAAAGTAAAATCATCACATAAAGTACATATGCATCATATTTTCCAGAACCAACGTGTTTCAACCAGTATCCCGAAGTAACCCAAAGAACATTTGGTTCCTCCAGGAGTGTTGCTGTTTGCCAAAAAAATAACACTATTGTTGATAACAACATTATCATTAACACAATAACACTCTACTATAACGTTAATTGCAGTTTAGACATATAAAACACAGTAAATACGTTCGGTATACACAAAACGTTACTAAAACGTTTCGCATGTTAGTTTAACAGTGTAGCAAGTCAAGAGGCTTGTACAGATAAGTCAATAATTAAACCAAAATAACGTTATCGTACAGCTATCAAATTTACCTTCATATTCAGCAGCAGCGCCCAGGTGAAGACGAAACACTTCTATCTCCACGAAGTTACACTCCTGTGGCAATTGAAACACTTTTGAGTTTTCTAATGTTGAATGTGTATATACGTCCACAGCCAACACAGCAGCAGATACTCGTACCGCAACCCAGACTGCAAGACGAGGCCTTTGCTATGCTAAAGCTAACGGCAGCCTAATAACGTCCACTCCAAAAATGAGACGCGATATTTTcccaacaacaacaataaacagCCGTGTGCATCCACACCAATCCCACAGTcatccagactgggaaaaaaatGCACGCGCTCATACACGTGTCACCTCACGGAGAGTTTCCATGGAGCGGCGACGAAATCACTTCAGcatcaaaataaacaaaaccactCGGTAAAGTTCGCGTAGGTCTTTCCGAATGTTTTCAGAGACGATACAAAGTTCGTACGGAAGCGAGGGTCCACGTTGAAATCAGTTTAGAGGTTGTAGGCTCCGGTCCATCAAACTGGGGAAAGTTGAGATGTGCCGGACTTGCTGCCGTGTCTCCCGCGGGGTTGCgtctcaaaacctagtgagccGCCTGTGTGGACAGCATTTCCGATTCAACCGAGTTCACTCGAGCTCACTCTGCTGAACAAACTCGGAACGTGcataaaaatgctgtctaggtagccAGGCTGACTGGAATTTGAGAAACTGTCAGTGTTTTGGTTATAGTTTGGAGTGAGGATGGTAATTCAAAGTTTCTTTTTTGCTTAGATTCACTCGAACTCTGGAAACGCGTCCAGTGGAAATTAAACATCAGGACATGTTAAAAAAAGAGTCTTTGATGCGGTTTTAGATGCCTTTGGTTATATTCTTTTTAGTATTTCTTTTCATTAATACATTAAAACGTACTTGTTTTGAATGGAACATTTGTGTATCCATAGTAATTTGGACAAAGCGTTCACTTTCGCCCATTTTTGCGTGATATTACTGGTTTTCTTAAGTAAAAGTCGTGTTTTTTATGTACAGCTGGTTAAATGAGTTTAATTAATCCACTGGAAAAAGTGAGCAAGTCACTGGTTATATTCAACTTCAACTTCACACTGTTTCAAGTATTATGTTAGTTTGCCACATGGTGGACGTTCACAAAACTGCAACGCGTTAATGACGTTTTGCTTTGAGATGGACCTTTTACGTATATTATATTGGATTTTGTTTAGTAATTTTTCTTTAAcacttttatactttttttttattacttaatgtagtaactaacatgaatgaacaaaaaaatacatatattacagtatttattcatcttaattttaggtaatgaaaatacagtcgttcattgttattgttaattcacagtgcatcAACTAATTTTAACAAGCACAACGtgattttaataatacattagcAAATGctaaaaattaacattaagattaataaatgctgtaagtattgtttattcttagttcatgttaactaaagaaaTTAACTactgttaaagggatagctcacccaaaaatgaaaatttgatgtttatctgtttacccccagggcatccaagatgtaggtgactttgtttcttcagaagaacacagacaaagatttttaacgaaaaccggtgcagtctgtcagtcatatcatggaagtggatgggcaccagacctttaaaagtaaacaaaaacatgcacagacaaatccaaattacaccctgcggctcgtgacgatacattgatgtcctaagagatgaaacgatcggtttttgtgagaaactgaacagtatttatatcattttttacctttgatacacagccacgtccatcagTCCTGAACAcgagcttttcatccggctcgttacatgtgaacgcgcatccttgctaaataaaagtattaatttctattatttatttcccaaaatggaatagtgtataatgttacaaaagctttttatttcagataagtgctgatctttggatctttctatttatcaaagaatcctgaaaaaaaaatttactcaataataataataatgataaatgtttctttaacagcaaatcagcatattagactgatttttgaaagatcatgtgacactgaagactggagtataatgatgctgaaaatttagctttgattacaggaaaaaattacattttgatgcaAGAAATTATTGATTCGAAGTCGGACGGGTGGGGTCAAAAAGGttttaaatttattcaaagtTTCCAAAAGTTATATATATCTTCTAGTATGAAAATAAATGCCACAATTAAAAGAATAGTAGCCATAACAAGAATCAcattattaaattaatcaaattagaattaaaatcaAAGTCGAATTAAAGGTGTAAGTCAAATTCAAAGCTAGTCAAATCTGAGAGAAGTTAGTCTAATAGAAATATTAGACGGTCTAGGTGCACCCAGTATCAGAGTAAAAGATAGAGAGCGGAGAGAAAGAAGAAGTAAGAAGTGTGAAGTCTCCGATCTGCAAGGGATGCAGGTTTAGCAGTTCTTTTACCCTAAAACCAGACAGTACAGGAAGTCTATAGGTCGCTTATATGTCTAATTTTGATTAGGAACACATTACTCATGTCTCAGCTCGTGAACAATTATTAATTTGCATGTTTGCCTaccaacccaaactttaaaaaggcacatttactaagaagtacttcttgttctaagaacatCGGTCTGTCTGTTGGAGTTGATATAGATAtgataaaacatacaaaaataacatAGCTACATAGCAACAGCACACAGTCTCATGCCATGTCTCAAAAGGTCAATCAGGGTAAAACTGTTAGGGCATTGAATACATATTCTCAAAAAGatcaataattatataaatataataattcataatatatattcataatacagttaataatgcataatcttagatacgaatatgcaaattcttgttaatttcatATAGTCGACACatcacattttaacatttattcaaatggaaagcagttattttaaagagtaaatatatttcacaatattactgcttttgctgtattttagatcaaataaattcaggcatAAGAGACTTCAAAAAAATGTACTGTCCAAAAACATACttttacataccccttgcaggATATGCAAAATGttcataattttaacaaaataacagggatcaaaaaataaatgttgtcAGTCACAATTTAAATGACCGTCACTAAAGATCTATTTAACTTTTTCCTACGTAACTGATGAGCGCTGCCATGTCAGTTCTATCGTTTGGGTGCTTTTGTGTTccactaaataataaaataatatgttgaaATAATGTGTACTCTtattttgtggggaaaaaaaatcccACGAGATTCGCCCCGTGTTCGCTTATGTTTTCAATGCAGCTAACCTCGCGTCGCTTCATGCCTACTCATTAAACTATGACAGCTGATTTTCTACACAAAGTTGCTACACTGTAAAGTGATAAAACCTTGCCGCCATTTGCTTTTTAAAGCCATTTTATAGGTTTAACAGAAAATACGTtaattttgactagaaacaccagagatACTGTATAAAGCACCGTTCCATTTGAGTCCGACTtctgtgttcaggaaaaaggcggctaaacacattattgtaatgaTGATgatatttattgatttatcaaCTGGTGTGGTCAATTCACCATAACAGATAAATATCTAATGCAAACATCCAGTAAGTCATCACTCAGTCTCACAATTTGAAAAGGGTTACATTTCAAAGACAAGATTTCTGGGTTTACTTTTTCATTCAAGTCATTAATCACACACAAATCATTCAGTAATCTTCCAGAAACATTTAGTAGTGTTTCATGATCATTTCTGAACATTGCACATACTAAAGGTTTAATGGAAAGGAATGTAAAAGCAACAtatctaattaaaatgtataccaACTAGTGTTCCTAATTacaaaaatatcaaatatttccAGTACAGTTTAAACACTTATGAGTACAAATATATCAAATTAGATTTGATTGTAAGAATTTTGAGTTAATCATaatggcaaataataaaaaaccATTAAGACTGTTTAAGGGCTCTGATACAGCACGGATGTTTTCCCATGTGTATATTACCAACCACAAATAAACTTTAATGGCTGATatcctttaaaaaatatgtaaacatctattaGCTGCAGAGCTTTATTAGCTGGTACATTTGTTCTGATTCTCTTCCCTCCAGTGTTAGAAACGAGAGGCCAATCTGCTGATCAGAGAGATCCTTTACTCTCTCTTCACATCCTGCCCGTTGACCTCTGCCATCCTGTGGCGATTCATCCAGCGCTGGTATTTGCGGTATGTGAAGCGGCCAATGTCAACCACGAACACCCAGGACAGCGCGTACATGGCCACACCACCGCATTTAATGATAAACTTGGGTCTCGGAGAGACCAGCTCACAGTACAACATGGCCCCGCCGACGAAAACGCGCATGAACACAAACAGCAGCACGAACAAAACATCCACAACGTCTCCGAGGAAGCTGTTATAGCGGCCGGAGTGTTTTAAAAACCAGCGTGTCTGAAGGAGGGGGTTTGTGATCTCGCTGCCAAACAGCACGGCGCAAGACTCGATGCCTGACTCTCCCAGCCACAGAGTGAGCATAATACCCAGGATGCTCATGGTATGGTGAGCAAGCATCACCAGGCCCTCTGTGCGGAAGTACACACACCAGGCCATGTCAAAGATAAAGTAGCCCAGACTGACCACCATAGCGCTGATCTGCAGAGGGGTGTTCTTTGTACCTGCAAATGATATATAgaaaaaaattagcattttttatggaaaaaaactatttgacaataataataagacTACattacacagttgaagtcaaaagtttacatacaccttgcagaatctgcaaaattatttgaccaaaataataggaatcatataaaataaaggttattttttatttggtactgacctcaACTCTATATTTAACATAAAGGacatgtacatatagtccacaagagaaaataatagttgaatttataaaaatgaccccatttaatagtttacatacacttgattcttaatactgtgttgttacctgaatgatccacagctgtgtttttttgtttttgtttgttttagtgatagtttagatcccttgtttgtcctgaacagttaaactacttgatgttctttagaaaaatccttcaggtcccacaaattttgtgttttttgagcattttttgtgtatttgaaccctttccaacaaatgtatgattttgagatgcatcttttcacactgaggaaaactgagggactcatacgtaaccattacagaaggttcaaatgctcactgaagctccagaaggaaaaacaatgcttgatgagctgggggtgtaaacttttgaacagaataaagttgtgtacatttttcgtattttctttaaatatcatattctttttttatttagtactgcccttcagaagctgaagatacttagatgtttcccagaaaacaaaataagttaaatttaccctgatcttcaaattcataatgcattgtgttttctactgacgcatcagtgagcgttgcaccttctgtaatagttgcatatgagtccctcagttgtcctcggtgtgaaaatatggatcttataatcatacagtcattgttggaaggggttcaaatatacaaaaatgctgaaaaaccacagaatttgtgaatTTTTTCTGACGAAAAGCAGGCAGagagcaaacaagggactcattaacaactatcactaaacaaaaaaacaattaataCAATATGTCTGTCTATGcggaaaaaaacatgtttttttgatACATGACTAGAGAAAACAGAAAAAGGGATGTAAAGAAAGGTGGGAAAACTTCAACACCCATAATGCACTGGACTCAATCAGTCTATCCTTGAATAAGGATTTAAAAAAGTGAAAGTAAGATAAGCAGGTTTCTGAATCTGAAAAATATCTCTCAAAAGTCCTTCAGATGATGCATTTTACACGATCCGGCAGACTTGTTATTGAATGATGGGGATTATCTTGGTGCAGGTAACAGAAAGTACACAGAAAGTATACATTGTTAATACTTGTACTACCGCCATCGGAAAATCAGAGAACTAACCCTTTGACAATGTGTGAATTTACTTTGCAAAAACCAAATCAAAACATTCCAAATATCAGCATGGTTGCAAATGGGATGCTGacttatacaacagttcaataaacaagttaCATTTTAGACATAATATTGTTTGTTGTCTCTATTCCGCcaacaaaaatagttttaaacacAAGTCTCTGAAAAACATGCATTggtgttttgttactgaatgaatctgCATTtagaacaaatcagttgagtgaataattcagtAACTCCTTCATAAACAGTCATTTGCTTTGTTTCCTAAAGGAATAAATCGCCCAAAAATAACAATTACCCCCATGacttattcaccctcaagcctttctaggtgtatatgactttattctttcaggcaaatacaatcagagtttttTTAAAAGGGTTCTGGCAcattcaagctttataatggaggtgaatgggtgttgagattttgaagtccaataaagagcatccattcatcataaaaagtactccacatggcttaaTAATCCCCTTCTGAAGTGAatttatgtgtttgtgtaagaaaaatatccatatttaaaactataagtcataatctctagctttcgctaactgtTGAATGCATTTTCACGAAAGAGTGGTGTTTTAacagatgacgtaggatgtaggtgTATCGCTAGCTCTTTTGAGAATATGCTAATCTCGCtaaaaccaagttttgtttacagcaaagaaaaaaCGATATAAGCTCCTcctggcttatatcgaaatcctccaacatttttctttacaaattctcATTCAAATCGTGACCGGTGTATTGTTTTGCTTTTTCTTCTGCGCTTCCACTCTTGTGACTTCTCACCGAAGCTTACACTACGCCTCACATCCTATGTCatccgctggaatgccactcCTTCGTGAATGCACGGATATCAATTAACGGATGCTACAGATTacgtttataaagttttaaatatggatatgtttcttacacaaacgcatcaatttgcttcagaaggcctttattaacctccctgAGCCAtgcggagtactttttatgatagatagatgcactttattggacttcaaaatctcaaaagCCATTTACTGCAATTATAAAGCTAGGAAGAACCAGGacgtttttaatataactccgattgtattcgtctgaaagaagaaagtcgtatACAACTAGaacagcttgagggtgagtatatcATGGGGTGATTTACATTTTTGGgggaaatattcctttaaatttTTAGCTGAACGAAGATAACGAAGATTTGTAAACGGCGCAACTGACACGGTAAGTCATTTAATGGTCACAAACTaagtttttgttcaaatgtagtACCTATTTTGGACACAACGAGTGTTGCCACCATCTACTGgcggtttttgttttttttatttcatattttaatattaaaaaatttgtATTTGAAAACAATCTCATagcataaattatgcaattgcaatTACAGTTTAAAGACATTCATGCCATCTCTGAGCTGCATTACATAGTCTATATATTATACACCCCTATTATCCATGTTTTTAATCTAAGAGTGGAcaaggccatttgtaaattttataggtCAGGCTTCTGgtctgtgtccagctatttttagtacaaaatagcttgttttgccacttaatattgcaaattggtatgtcttacaatgttgttttaacgaacacactggtttgtagtgcaaacagttttactatttaccgcatgttgttattcttcttgtttttTCCCTAcagcggataatgaaccggaagtctcacccataggtttATTTCCACGTTGATGAATAAGGTAGATAAGgtttatacatttacatttagtacaTCTTACCAGGGTAGGTGAAAGGCCACGGTCCATCTATGTATCCAATGTATGCAGTTATACAGACTGCAAGGATGCCATGGAATAGTGTAACTAGCCGACAGTTCCACTCATAGCCACAAGAGCCATTTGTGTAGCACAGCAAAGCATAAAGAGCAATCCACCCAGCTAAGCACGCTCCGACTCCCAGCACCAACGGCGTCATCTTTATTCTGTGAACCTAATCAAATACAATGAGATGTCACATTCACAAAACACTTTACCATGTTAAGAttgcatgcatgcattcattaaAGTACTTACTTGAAGCACCGCAGCGCTTGAGTGACTGTCTAAAAATGACTTTTCCTTTGATTCTGATGTGGAATAAGCGCTAAAACCACTTGAGGATGTGTGAAGGGCTAGCAGTGATTTCACATTAACAGTTGAGAAATACAAGGGTCTGGCTTGTGTCTGGGTGTGTCAAAAGTAGACCAAAAGTTACTGTGGCAACCTTATCCACAGCTCTTTATCCTAATGTTGTCCGAACCTCACATGTAAAGCAGCTGATGTTGAACTAGGTCAATACTAGGTTACTTTATTTTAACATGAATATACATACAAATCCGGTCACTGATATAGCCTGTTCTTATTCGTAAcaggtaaaataagaaataattgaTAAAAACACCTGCTCAAAAGTTACTGTGGCAACCTTATCCAAAGCTCTTTATCCTAAAGTTGTCCAAACCTCGGAAGTAAAGAAGTGTCAATATTaggttattttattaaacatacagtgccagtcaaaagtttttgaacagttaagatttttgaatgtttttttaaacattcagtagaagtctcttctgctcaccaagtttgTATTtagttgatccaaagtacagtaaaaacaggaaaactgttatatatttttactatttaaaataactgttttctatttgaaaatattttttaagctAAAATTTaaacatcattacttcagtcttcaatgtcatatgatcctttagaaatcattcaaatcATTTTTTACTCTTATTTagcaaattgatcaaaagtgatgataaagacatttataatgtaacaaaagctttcaatttaaaataaatgttgttcttctgaactttctatttatcaaagaaacccaaagaaaattctactcagctgtttttaacatataaacaataataataataaacgttttttgagcagtaaatcagaatattagaatgatttctgagggatcatgcgactggagtaatgatgttaaaaattcagctttgaaatcacatgaataaattacattttaaaatatattaaaatagaaacaagtaattttacataaaattttactgtttatgctgtactttggatcaaataaatgcaggcttggtgagcagaagacacttctttaaagaacattaaaaatcttactttacttttaaatcttacattaaaatttaaataaatacaataaaaaacgtTTTACgtaaaatgaattaatttaaagAATGCTCCTGCTTCAGGCAAAATTATGCAatgaaaaccattttttttaatcatgtgaGGCTGTTGCTTTTGGTTATATCAAAAATGTACAACACACCCTGTGTAGTCTGATTAATTAgca encodes the following:
- the tlcd5a gene encoding TLC domain-containing protein 5a, with protein sequence MTPLVLGVGACLAGWIALYALLCYTNGSCGYEWNCRLVTLFHGILAVCITAYIGYIDGPWPFTYPGTKNTPLQISAMVVSLGYFIFDMAWCVYFRTEGLVMLAHHTMSILGIMLTLWLGESGIESCAVLFGSEITNPLLQTRWFLKHSGRYNSFLGDVVDVLFVLLFVFMRVFVGGAMLYCELVSPRPKFIIKCGGVAMYALSWVFVVDIGRFTYRKYQRWMNRHRMAEVNGQDVKRE